The following is a genomic window from Branchiostoma lanceolatum isolate klBraLanc5 chromosome 10, klBraLanc5.hap2, whole genome shotgun sequence.
gtagataacagcCTAATAGGCTATGGTACTATTTTCATCTTTTACCGTCTTGCAGTCTTGCGACCAATATTGAACAAAATGCTTCTTCAATCACTCTTATGAAGGAATTCATAGTGAAGGTATTCGTAGTGCATGCTCTACATGTAGTTGCGCAATATTTTACATAGTTTAGTCATAAGATTGTCAAACAGCCACCTCCAGTTATAATGATTGCTTTTGTTGTTAGCACTTATTTCTTATGATCTTTTTCTTATgaaacatttgatttgattaagaaTGTTATCTATATTTTGATTGATGCTGTTTTCCTTGATCAATAttattttgataaaaagtgcTTCTTCAATAATTCTTATAAAGGAATTCATAGTGAAGGTATTCGCAGTGAATGCTCTAGTTGCACGCTGTTTTACATAGCTTAGTCATAAGATTGTCAAACAGTCACCTATAGTTATAATGATTGCTTTTGTTGTAAgcacttattaccttcgcgacgaatggtttcgtcgagaaggttatgcgacggtgcttgtctgtgtgtctgttagtgaacagaataagtcgagaacgcctggatggtttgttgtcgtagttggtgtgtcggtgtgtatgtggcaaatctcaagatgattagattttgggcgaagtgttttgcataattaacgagaaaagtgtaaaaatgtgttcaattgtatgctttactatgcgttctggttgcgacggggatattgatacgggtagattgggggcaaagttggtcatgaggggtcatgaggggtcatgagaaacgtcagttacatgtactgcagctgccagggacaaattggctatcagccagctgtagggcagatacaagagataggcttgcccatgcagtaatgctttaaagcactaaaacaagggctcagaaaaggattcaccttaattgcaagccccaaaaattcttatgcaccagaaagccacatctgtctactttagaatcatgcaaagaaaatagacagttgaccagctcgttctctcgtaacagctgacagacgaaaacaatcgtcaactttgacctactcccagcctggaagagtccactcggagcatgtgaaaccaaaccacaaagatatctccttacaccaattaaaagactgaaacatacaaattttgaccaaagttggatatacacggccttatatgagtaagaacagtcattaatgcagtgccacagcatgggaataccgagcatgtctgtgtgtctgttagtgaacacgataagtcgagaattcttggaaggattgtcttggtatttggtatgttggtaggtctcgatgaaacctgaaaatgattagattttgggccccctatcggcttgttacggtactgcagcggaacttcatgttatgatatctcgtgttgtggacatgctatggaactgatttttaagtggtagatagctcgttgggcagagagtaagtggtataggcttgggccccctatcaacttttttggaactgcaggggtaggttttgcttcagactttgaaagggaataactcaagaagggcttgatggaaggtcatgattttttgcatgtacatagcttgagcgatgatgtacatgattggatacttattatgcaaatcagtaactaatttgcataattaatgaggaaagtttatacattcatcaatttccatgataggactcgcaaacatgtgacatatgtaactgaggaagagagaaatattaatagatatcagctatgcaaatgagaacctcatttacataatcaatgagaaaataatataactcgagatgggcttgatggatggtcatgatttttggtatgtagatagcttatgtgatgctttgtatgattggatgataattatgcaaatcagattataattaatgaggcaattttaaaaacctgctgtgttccatgatatgactattcaaatatgtgacatttgtaactgaggaagagaggaatgtcaatagatagaaattatgcaaatgtaggcctaatttgcataattcatgagaaactactatcattccatactagtaaataacggcaatttcatacttgtttgtTATGTTCTTTTTCTTAGgaaacatttgatttgattaagaaTGTTATCTATATTGTATTGATGCTGTTTTCTTGATCAATATTATTTTGATAAAAGTGCTTCTTCAATAATTATTATAAAGGAATTCATAGCGAAGGCATTCGCACGCTCTAGTTGCACGCTCAGCTAGTGTTGCCCGATATATGGGTTTGTAGGCGACATTGACAAATTATCCACTGGAGCCCAGGTTATCTACATAGACGGGCGTTAATTGACCCCTAACCCCTACAGCACGGGGATTTTTCCACTATAGATTTTTATTCGGCTGTGACCTTAATCCCGTCACGTCCGACAACCAATAAAACCGATTCTGCCTCTTCAAAAATCAATCACCCTTTCCTTGCGGAATCGGATAAGAATACGTAATCCCTTGAATATATCCCTAGTAACAAATAGCGTtgttatcaaaatcaaatcttGTTATATGTAAGAGGTTTACTATAATTGCTAAATTTGATAACGAGTAATATTGTGGTGCTATAACTCTCAAGCAAACCAACAAAATGTCCAACCGGGTGGTTTGTTCAGTAATATTTTTCTTAGATTGTTTTGTGATTACTATAGCTACTTTGCTTTGCCAATGCAAGAGGAATATTTTGCCATGCTTTTGTTTGAATTATCTCTTGTCATTATCCTAATTGTATGCAGAAAAGATCAGACGGACCACGTTGTGCACTGAAGAAACAAttagtaactttatttttcaattttgctcTTTGATTCTCTACAAAAAATAATATGATGATATCAAACTGCATAAAGCTGCATTGAAGTTATTATGCTTCCAAGAATACATCTAGCATGTAATTGATTATGCTTTAAAGAATATGTATTGAGGACAATCCAACAAACTGAAAACTGCGCATTTAACTGGGGTCCCAATGGATCTAACTCGGATCAAAGATGTTCAAACGGCACTTCATAAAATAAAAGAATGTATAGCCTTGGTGCTTAAGGGTTTACTTAATGGTCTACGCGGAATTTCATCATTCTGCTGTAGTTACCAAGTCAATTCTCAGAGGCAAACTAATGCAGTCGTTATTCACATCCTTTGTGATAAGTGCAAGTCAAGGCATCAGTGCTAGTCCCGGGACAGATTGGTATATGCAATCGTCGGTTGCAACACAGTATTGTCCTATTAATTATAGAATAAATAAGTCGCGTCAGTACACATATTGGCTCTTAATACTCTTTGAAGTTTCTTTTTGTTCCATTAGATGCGAAAACTTAatcaaaatgaagaatcttGTGGGATTCGTTCTCTACAAAAGCTTTTATAAAACGTGTACCGTGAACGTGGGTACGTCAATAGCATCTCCAAATAGGCCGTAACCGTCTCTAAGGCACATAAAGATTGATGTTTACGATGTGCGTTTAGCCAGAAGGGAGCGGTGCGCAGGTGAGGGTAATGCGATGCTACCACTCCATTCATTATCTCCCAGCTTCTGTTCGCGATCACAGTATCTGTCTTTGTTCCCGTTTCAGAAAGAAGAACACTTATCAGTCTTCGGAAAGGGGAACAATACTGTTCGCGTTAAAAAGACGACTGTAACTACAACGCCATGGATGAATCAGGGAGCGTTCTACGGGTGGCTGTTTTTGAGGTAAGACATTCATTAATTCAGGGTTGAACAATGAGAAATATTGATTCgaagatgatatttgatatagcACCATGATAAGAATCTTTTGTTCGAAAAGCTTGTGGTAGTGATTTCATATTGAGGCACATTATGGGTGGTTACCTTTCAGTGCCAATTTGAGCTATCGGTTTTTAGGTTGGCTGCGATTTGAATGGCGATGTTATCTTCGTTGTGGCACCTGGAAACGAAAAGAAAGCATTACATAAAGGATTATAGAACACTTGACGTGATTAATTATAAGTTTGGCACCTTCACAGTGATGAACCAAATTTAGGCAACTCTTATGTTATCATAAAACTGACAACCCATTTCGAAAGCCCTATCACTGGTATTGAAGATAGATAAAACTAGGTTAACGAACTGGCTGAGTTGTTTGacttctgtcattttttgaacATTTATTAGAGTCACATTGTTGTAGATTTTTAGAAACGTTAACATTTTCGTTAAATTTAAACATTGTTATTGATAGCAATATTGAAACATAAATCATCGCAAAGAGGCATATTCTCTACATCGTGGAACAGCTATGTGTAATTTACTAAATATGTGTTGATATGTATTTTTCTCAATATTTACGTATTATATCCATTTGTTTTTAATTACAGAGACCGCCGTTTGTGGTGAAAGCAGATATTCCAGGACCTGTAGGGTTCGAGTGGGTTGGGTTCTGCATCAGTCTTTTGGAAGAGCTGTCCAGAATTTTGAAGTTTGAGTACGAACTGTACGAAACCCCGGATGGGATTTCCGGAAACGAACTGCCTGATGGGAGCTGGTCAGGGGTCATTGGGGAAATTACTTCCGGGGTGAGTGAATATTTCTTCAACTTATATGATGACGTGTTATGTACGGTTGTTAACTGGTACTGGCACTATGACTCTTGATATTGGCAAAACTGAAAACTTGGGTAAGAATGTATAATGTAATGTGGAATTATATCTATGCTTGCTTGTTCCTTACCTGTGGGTCGCCgtatatatgatgatgataaaggaTAAGCCATTTAGTATTTGTGCATCATTGCTTGTTGCCTTTAGTtacaatgaaaaaatgaaaatgcgAACGAAATGTGTCGGTAATTAGCTCGAATCAATGTTTCTTTCTGAAAACTAATGTCTAATGTAACACGTTCCAAtataaatttgaaaataatttttatTGGCCTGCTTTCACGTAcaaataacacacacacacatgcaactCCGGATCAGTGACATAACACACGGCTTCCCAGTCATAGCTTTATATAGTATGTATTATTACACAATATGATACAACCATACATCTATAAGGAATGTTTCTGAACTTTGCTTTTCGAAGTTTATTTCCTATTGGCACACTTCCGAGTTGCCACTAAGACAAGATCAGAATGGCAGCTAATAGACTGCTTTTGTCAGAGACATGTATGGATAATCGTTTGTAAATAAGGACTAGATGCAGCAAAAATAATCCTCAGGGAAAATGATGTGTAAAACTCTGTACCCGTAGAGGGCCGACCTGGCGGTGTCAGCATTATCTATTACGTCACTGCGGGAGAAAGCAGTGGACTTCACCAAACCCTTCATGGAGTATGGGAACGTACTGGTTATGCGCAAACCCTCGGAGCAAGACAGGGACCTGCTGGCCTTTGTGCACCCTTTCCAGTGGAAGGTACGGACATAGTCGATATCGTTAAAGGTGTTATTAGGCCTTCTTTCCATCATAATTGTTGAGTCATCTGTGATCGCAGCCTCTAGTACATGGTGGTGTAATGCATACATCAACTTAATTTGATACCAGCCATTATTTGTCAGTGATACTGTCCTGCAATAGCCTGCCTATAATTCTTTTGAAAGCCTGATTTTGCAAGCATTGTTAACCTTCAGGTCTCTTCCCTGTTTGgatgtatgaaaaaaatgcaaCCAATATTGTCTTGGCATATCCCCAATGGTAGGCAATAGGCTGAAGCAAGTATGCGATATTTACAACGTActgtacatacacatgcacacatcaCATCGATTGAATATCAAGCTGAACACGTTGTTGAGTCGACCATGAATCTAATGTACTAGGTAAATGATCTATGACTTCACAGATTTACTGAGTTCCCGTTACGGACTTACTTGACGACCCCACAATGAGAATCCGCTCTACTGAATTTGCTGTGCATTGCAGTCAGCGCGTTCACCGTTACTTGACGACCCTACAATGAGAATATGTTTATCATCTTTGCCAGGTGTGGTTGTGTATTGCAGTCAGAATGTTCACCGTTACTTGACCCTACAATGagaatatgtttttttcatttttgccaGGTGTGGCTGTGCATAGCAGTCAGCATGTTCACCGTGGGAATCCTGCTGTTCCTCACCAGCAGACTGAGGCTGAAGATGAACGCCGGGGACAGACATGCCGACAACGACAGGGCCTTCAACCTGAGGAACAGCCTCTGGTTCGTCTACTGGTCAATGATGCGGAAAGGTGATCTCTCATTTTCTAGGTGGCAGCAAATCCACAACTCATGATCTTTAATGACACCcttttattcaaatgagggTTATAGAATGTCAGCAGTTATTTCTTGATTGCGGCTTTAGTTTgagtcttatatatatatatatatatgttcataTGCGGTTTATGTACTATCTATCTCAAGTGAAATTTTACAACACATGGCATATATAAAAAAATCTGGGGTCTTACGACATGTATGTAGTTGCCACAACGTATATATTCACCATCACAATATGAAAACTAAACCCGTATAGTTATACCTGATCTGGACCTAGTCAGTAAATGTTGCACCCTAGCTTCCTCTTGTCCGTTATGTCTAGTTCAAAAGGACAAAGTCTCTGGTACAGAATGTATCTTATCGACTTAACCACTTGTTTTCATGGTCACTGTGGTACGTACAAGGTTTCGTTTTTATCTACGGTCAAAAACTCTGTAGGAGGAATGCCCCCACAGCGGTCTCTGTGCACGAGGATCATGGTCGGATTCTGGTGGCTGTTCGTACTGATAGTCGTGTCCAACTACACCGCCctcccccagtcccagatatcccccgcaaaaagcccagtctagatAAACTTGACGACTTGTTTGCATGGCAACTTTGGTGGGTACACAGTTTCACTGTGTCTACGGTCTTTGTAGGAGGAGAGCCCCCACCCCGGTCTCTGTCCACGAGGATCATGGCTGGATTCTGGTGGCTGTTCGTACTGATCGTCGTGTCCACTTACACCGCCAACCTCACGGCCTTCCTCACCGTCAAACGCCTCAAGCACCCCGTCACGTCTCTGGACGACCTCGCCTCGCAAACCAAAGTCAAGTACGGCATCGTCAACCACGGATCGCTGTACGACTTCTTCAAGAGTCAAATAGGTACCTCTTCGCTTGTTTCATaatttgatgatgatggacAACTTGGCTTGAAAACTCACCTGTATATGGGACAATAACATTCTtcagcaaagttgaactgtaatctTAAACACAATGGAACACTCGGCGAGTTTTGCAGATATGACTAGATTAGAGGCAGATTACAACCTGCAAGACGTTAACGACGTTCTCCGTCTCTGATAAGTGGAGGTTACAAGGCCCTGATATAGGTGGCCATTGAAGGCCAAATCATGAGTGCCATGTAATACCATTAAAAATCTGTAGGAACTATATCAATCGCTTTGTATACCATGTAACGCTAACACGGGTCATTCGATCTTCTTAACATGGTGAATACAAAAAAACGTATTTGTGCTGTGTTATTACTAATAGGTGTTGTTGATGATTATGTTCATATCTGAAAGattatacatgttatattttaatcTTATTCTGGAAGGAACGAGTTCAACCTATGAAAGACTCTGGCATGGCATGACAGCCAAACCAGACGATAGCTTTGTCAGCTCATTAGACGAGGGTATGAAACGAGCCAAAAAAGGTGGATATGCCTTCATCGTGGATGGGACATATTTTGTGTATGAGGTAAGGATTTATCTTTATCACCTGACAAAGATCTTCGAATAAAACAAACGATTGCCTGTTACAGCACCTGTTTATGaagaaatcaattttcaaagaaaaaaattacattgcTGGTTGCATCACAAGATTTCAAAAGACGATTTTACTAAAATTAGGGGATCGAATGGCAGAGGAGGAAAAACGTTTTGTTAATATTGACTAATAGATATTGTTGTTCAAGAGCAATACTAACATTTCATACGTGTATATATACGGATTATTCGCAATTGGTTAATGGTTGTACCAGTGACACGAGTGCTTGATATATATGTTCATTCTTCTCCACCCAAAAGGCCATGAAAGATCCTGACTGTGCACTCACAATGGTCGGCGCACCCTTTCTCTTCGGTGGCTACGGAATTGCGACAAGAAATGGTAGCCAGTGGGCAAAGAAACTATCAGTAGGGTGAGGCGCAGTGAATTAAATTCCATCTGCATGGAATTCATGAAACAAATCTTCAGACATGCATATTGGCTACTGGTATTGACACTGCAAGTAAGAATTGCTCGACGATTTTTTAAAATTAATTAATAATAAATTAGGCACCTAAATAGCAAATTGTACAATGTTAACtttgtattttctgtattttggaAGAGGGTAACCTCACATGAAAGACTACATGCTTGCCACTATGTCACAACGCGACAATGGGTAGTATACATATATAGTAAAGTTCATTAAGTCCAGGGGAAGGTAGCTAAAATTTCTTAAACTACTATTACGTTTTATTTcttatatatatttgtacaccAACCATAGCATTTTCGAAACCAATAAATTTGAGTCTCAACTATTAGTAATGTGGCGTCCGTGTGGCGCAGTGGAagatcactcggctgtcaaacaatgggaccccggttcgtatcccggtgtgcccagagacatgtccggacttgcgccccgatgttgtgtccttgggaaaggcacttaacgcgACTTTCcgcacttcactcaggtgtaaatgagtacctagctcatctagggttagggacgtgcctcggataggacgttaaatgaaggtcccgtgtttggggagagccacaccccgcacacgttaaagaacccaccacacctttcgaaaaagagtaggggcatgacccggtgtgcgatggtccaaaccttacagtccggtctgggatgacatcttgaaaaggtgatagttcacctgtgtCGAAATAAATCCTATCAAACGTATTTTCTGCAACGTTTTTCTACAACAGGATTCTACAGTTACGAGAGATGGGAAGGATCAATGCATTAAAAGACCGGTGGTGGCCGGCTGCCGGGTGTTCCCTGGATGGGTCCGAGAGCAGCATGGAAGCCAGTGGACTAACTCTGCAGGATTTCCAGGTGCCTTTGTCGCAATTGATTCGCTGTTTTCTGTGTAATTCGTGGGATGTATTTCCCATGTACTAAAAGTTCAGATAACTTTTGGCCAAGAAAATATGTGAGCATCTTGCACCATTATTTGTTGACGTGCTTATTAATGTAGCAAAGTGAATGATTCATTGCCAAATATTGAACATAAATGTGCATGATACTTTTAATTGTGCTGCTGGAAAGGGATCAATTAGACATGGGATGTGAAACTGGTGACAAATAAGATGAGCCTTTCTTATCAAATGTGATTTAGCTCaaacaaaaaacttgaaaaagacaaatccAGAAAAGCTAGCCCGGTAGAGGCTATTgtaccctctctggctgactggaccttctctgactagcatactacgattttcgcgcccggtgtggatctgcttggagattaaggatTGCCtgcgttttcgaccgttttgaatATCTGTTAGCCGGACATAAATACGGGTGTCTTCCCTCGCTACACAGGGTGTTTTCTACCTCTTGTTCTCTGGCCTGGTGATCGGGATGCTGGTTGCAGTGGCTGAAATCTCCTGGCACAGGAACCATCGTATCAAAAAGGTCAGCAGTGACCCTGAAAGCCTAAAGGTAAGCTTTTATATCATTCACTGCgtttgtctgtatctgtatctatctagccggtataatcgcccttcg
Proteins encoded in this region:
- the LOC136442810 gene encoding glutamate receptor ionotropic, delta-1-like; the protein is MDESGSVLRVAVFERPPFVVKADIPGPVGFEWVGFCISLLEELSRILKFEYELYETPDGISGNELPDGSWSGVIGEITSGRADLAVSALSITSLREKAVDFTKPFMEYGNVLVMRKPSEQDRDLLAFVHPFQWKVWLCIAVSMFTVGILLFLTSRLRLKMNAGDRHADNDRAFNLRNSLWFVYWSMMRKGGEPPPRSLSTRIMAGFWWLFVLIVVSTYTANLTAFLTVKRLKHPVTSLDDLASQTKVKYGIVNHGSLYDFFKSQIGTSSTYERLWHGMTAKPDDSFVSSLDEGMKRAKKGGYAFIVDGTYFVYEAMKDPDCALTMVGAPFLFGGYGIATRNGSQWAKKLSVGILQLREMGRINALKDRWWPAAGCSLDGSESSMEASGLTLQDFQGVFYLLFSGLVIGMLVAVAEISWHRNHRIKKVSSDPESLKSQDVNDHSKRPQQPKDHAILRECLQLAEQGEIRITIQR